From one Culex quinquefasciatus strain JHB chromosome 3, VPISU_Cqui_1.0_pri_paternal, whole genome shotgun sequence genomic stretch:
- the LOC6040578 gene encoding uncharacterized protein LOC6040578, producing the protein MDLLNVVKRKMKINCAAVGSRMKLSVIIILLALAISQSYAASIGGDEAALKSPQKHRTAKLVRDLPRNLDPRLQTIEFPSYNIPNPYGPGTYAFGYEIEDPATGNVQFRDEEKLQNGTVRGSYGYLQPDGNVIRTRFIADLYGYRANTEIRQANGQVIASIPTHETMETQASNQDNVVAEPANQYPTYSMPPTYSPALNPSYIDPSYTQAILNHIKDQQYLQTQGYVQNPYGMSQMPMMRPPIPQAPMFYDTSSNGNVFSNFFSQFPSNLAPSNIYNNLQTSFPNFIPQQNPLNNFATNLQNGYQQFAQNNPFNSFVTNAQSSFQQLIPQNNPFAGWFNPNNNNPQPQLYLQQSPQLFNRPGSMVYGDTGTVPAGVYSDMPMGMNGNRVPTTKRRGVTTTRRKNGYKTRDGSDWLDDFLENRKREVVYGMTTVAPQATESTAKV; encoded by the exons ATCCTCCTCGCGCTAGCAATCTCCCAAAGTTATGCAGCCTCCATTGGTGGCGACGAAGCGGCGTTGAAGTCTCCGCAGAAACATCGCACGGCGAAACTTGTACGCGATCTGCCACGCAACTTGGATCCGCGCCTGCAGACGATCGAGTTCCCCTCCTACAACATCCCCAATCCTTACG gtcCTGGCACGTACGCGTTTGGGTATGAAATCGAAGATCCGGCAACGGGAAACGTTCAGTTCCGTGATGAGGAGAAACTGCAAAATGGGACTGTTCGAGGATCGTACGGATATCTACAACCTGATGGTAACGTGATTCGGACGAGGTTTATCGCCGACTTGTATGGCTATCG agcAAACACTGAGATCCGACAGGCCAACGGACAGGTCATCGCATCAATACCTACCCACGAGACGATGGAGACACAGGCCAGCAATCAGGATAACGTGGTCGCTGAACCAGCGAATCAATACCCTACCTATAGCATGCCACCAACTTACAGTCCAGCGTTGAACCCCAGCTACATAGATCCGTCGTACACTCAAGCGATCTTGAACCACATCAAGGATCAACAGTACCTTCAAACGCAGGGTTACGTCCAGAATCCCTACGGAATGTCCCAAATGCCCATGATGCGACCCCCAATTCCTCAAGCTCCAATGTTCTACGACACTTCTTCCAACGGCAACGTCTTCAGCAATTTCTTCAGTCAGTTTCCATCTAACCTGGCTCCATCCAACATCTACAACAACCTGCAGACGAGCTTCCCAAACTTCATCCCGCAGCAGAACCCACTGAACAACTTCGCAACCAACCTACAAAACGGCTACCAACAGTTTGCCCAGAACAACCCATTCAACAGTTTCGTCACCAACGCCCAGTCCTCGTTCCAACAGCTGATCCCTCAGAACAACCCCTTCGCCGGGTGGTTCAACCCGAACAACAACAACCCACAACCTCAGCTGTACCTGCAGCAGTCACCGCAACTGTTCAACCGACCCGGCTCGATGGTGTACGGCGACACCGGCACTGTTCCAGCGGGGGTCTACAGCGACATGCCGATGGGTATGAACGGTAACAGAGTGCCCACTACCAAGCGTCGTGGAGTTACCACGACCCGCAGGAAGAACGGGTACAAGACGCGCGATGGCAGCGATTGGTTGGACGACTTTTTGGAGAATCGCAAGCGGGAGGTGGTGTATGGGATGACCACTGTTGCTCCTCAGGCTACCGAGAGTACGGCGAAGGTTTGA